The genomic segment AACTGAAAGAAACAGTAGCATCCGAATTGGTATATGCTGTTATGTTTACAGGATTAGGGTATTCAGCATATACCTGGAAGTTGTATGGTATTCCTTTGGTAACACATGATGGTCCTGACAATCCGTTAGGTAATACAGTAAATGAAACGACATCTGAAAATGTACGGCCATTTCTGTTATCTACAGCTTCTGCTTTTATATTGTAAACTCCTGGAAAATAAGTTTCTATGTGCTGTGTATATGGTGCAGTAAAATCAACCCCTACAATTGTATTGTTATTGTAAAAGTAGACCGCAGTAATAGTTCCGTCATTATCAACAGCGTCTACTGTGGCAAGCACTGTGTAGCTTGGAGGTAGCACTGCTCCATTGGATGGATAAGTAACAAATACTACAGGCAATTGATTCGCAGGTGCAATAAGTACAGTAACGGTATGATAATTTTGGCCGCCCTGATTGTCAAAAGCTACAGCTTTAAAGGTTCTTGTCCCTCCAGGAGCATTGTTATACAAGAATGAGTATGGTGCATTAATATCTGATCCCAGGAATGTTGTTCCATCATAAAAATCAACTCTGGTTACTGTACCATCAGCATCACTTGCATTAACTGATATGGTAATCGGTGTCCCAATAAGGATATCAGTGCCTTCTGATGGAGCCGTGATTGTCACAGTAGGAATTTGGTTGTTAGTTGAATTACTTATTCCTCCAGCCAGAGAGTAGTATCCAAGAGATCCATAATCTGAGTATCCGTTTGTTGCGGGATCTCCATAACCAACACCATCCACAATTAGGAAGTAGGTTCCTGCAGGCACTATTGTATCAATATTAGCACTTAATCCTTCCAGGTCAGATACTGTTATTGTGTTGCCAGATGCATCTTTAAGGGTAAAAGAAATGTCAAGGTTAGGATAGTAAGGATCTGGATTTGCAGTAATTTGTACACTGCCTCCTAAGGTGGTAAAATAGAAATAATCAACGTCATCTCTTTTTTCTATTACACCATTATTGTCGGATGGAGAAACATAGCCTGCACTATTATAGATAAGTTGTTTCGCCTGAGAAGGAATGTCACCGCTTTCGTCTGTTTTGAATGAAAATCCATTTTCAGATGAGATGACCGCGATATCATCCTGGTAAATATTTGTAGCACGATTGTACTCTCCTTTGCTGAATTGCACAACACTTCTATAATAGCCGTCTCCCATGATCGGTGCCCAATTTCCGTGTCCAGCGAAATATTCACTGTAAGGGTCATTTGTACCATCATGATAAAGACCGAGGGTATGGCCGATTTCATGAGAGCCGCATTCTCCTGCATATTTAGAGGTTGAAAGAAAAACCCAAGATGGTGTATCTTCATTCATAGGAAAAGAACCTATTCGGGCATATCCTCCCCATCCTGGAGCAGCATCGTCAGTAGGGGTGAATATTATCTTTACTCTTTTATTGATCGGTGTGGCTAAAAATACAGTGGAGTCGGTTGTAATGTTAATGTTAAAAGGTCTGTAATCTTCGCTTATCAGTCTCCAGGCTTCCTCTATTTCTGTTTCATTCAAGTGGGAAGGTAAAGCATTTATAGGCAATCCTCCATTCCAGTATGGATCCACTACATATTGTCCATCGAAGTCAAGGTATACGACAAATTCTGAGGAAGGATAACTTTGAAGGTTGTAAACATAGGATCCCTGAGGAGCTACAAAAGATGAAGAAGCCTTTGGCGCTGCCTCTGCAGGTGCTAGTGTTTCTATACAAATAATTTTGTTGATATCAACCTCTTTTGCATATACGTTTTTATTTTTGGAAAAATACTCATAAGCTTTTTTCTCATTAAGCAAGAGTAACTCTCCTTTCAGATTATCATCTTCAAATGTCAGGTTAAAGGTAGATTTTGAATTGTCTTTAATTTTACCTGCAATTATTTTCGAGTTCCCGGACGTCTTGTCGTAATGCACATCAACTGTAAGCTTCTTGTCACCAGACAGTGGAAGAATAGTTGGACCACTTTTCCTTTTCTTATTTGACGATTTGAATTGTTGTTGAAATTCAGATACGGAACCAACAAATGTTCCTTCATTCTCAGTATTCTGTGCAGTAGCGGCAGAGAATGTACTGAAAATTGATAGGGATAAGAGGATTTTTTTTGCCAATGAGCCAGGTTTGTTTTCCTGCAGTGGTTTTGGAATAGCTTTTAGCATAATAGTTATGTTTAGTTGAAAATTTTATGCTAAGGAAGGGAGATTTTAAATGATCGTCAGTTACAAAAGTTACACTTGCTTTAAAAAGACGAAAGTTTAGTGCCTTGTTGAATGCGGCTTTTAAGAGGGGAAGCCGTATCTTTATGATTATCACCTCTTCAGGGTCGGACTTTAAGTGATGAAGTTTCACTTAAAAAAATAAAAAAGGCCAACTTTGATAAGTTGGCCTTTTATTACAATTACTAAAGCTTTAAAGAATATATTCCTTTAATAGGATTTCTTAGTTTACTAATTGAACGTTCACGGCATTCATGCCTTTTCTACCTTTTTCAAGATCAAATTTAACTTGGTCGTTTTCACGAATTTCGTCAATTAGACCTGAAGAGTGAACGAAGATGTCCTCACCGGACTCTGCTGATTTAATAAACCCAAAACCTTTTGAGTTATTAAAAAATTTAACTGTTCCTTGCATTATTATGTATTTATGAAATTAAAAACATTTTCAACGGTAAAATGTTCAAAAATGTACCTACATTTTTTTTCTTTTACTGTAATAAATTTTAAAACCGTTCAAACGCTTTATTTTAGGATTTCAAAGTCTATATGAAAATGATCATCATGTAGACTATTAATCAAAGGGGTAAGGCTATTGACGAGGTAAATGTTACTTTGCTTTAGTTTTTTTCCGTTAGGTGTGGCAAAAATAAGATTTTTAAATTCAGTTTTGATAATTACTTTCTGAATTTTATACCCATTATTTCTTGCCTGAGTTTCTAGAGAAAGAATTTGCCTGGCAACCAGATCAAAATCAATGGAGATACTCGTGTCCCCGCTGTATTTTCCTTCATTGTCAAAGTCAAGCCAATAATGGCTGGCACCAATTGTATCGAGGCCATAAAAGGCTTTATTGTCCTTTATTAAAGGCATCATAAAATCAATGCTTAAGCCGTTCTGATGAGTCCTGTGAGGGAAAATTTTGCCACCATTTTTATTGCTGCATTCCATAATGAAAAATTTCCTATCCGGGATTTCTTTCTCCAGTTGCTTATAAGAACCTATCACAGCAGTCCTTATTTTATCATTCAGGAATGCGCGATTGTTGATATAACTGGAGGTGTCAAAGTATTGGTAATTAGTTCCCTGAAATGGAAATAGTTTTCCATTAACCAGAGTTCCACCAGATACAGTGCCGGTGGAAGTGCTTGGAGAACTATTTTCTTTATTTCCGGATAAATAAACTTTTATTCTGTCGGAGGAATGACCTTGTCCGAATACAGAATTGCAGAAACATGACAATAACAGGACTTGAAAAAGCTTACTCATAAAATTTTTTTATTTCTATGAGCAGCCTGTCTGCAAAATTCAAACCGGAATGTTTTATTCGAGGGTGTAAAAGCAGTTGGATAAGTATTTTGACTCCGATTTATGATTTTTTTACACTGACAGCATTAAGGCCTTTTGGTGTATTGATGGTTTCAAAAGTTACTCTGTCGTTCTCTTTTATAGGTTCCTTAATGCCATTGATATGCACAAATATGCTTTCCTGGGTTTCCAGATCCTTGATAAATCCATATCCTTTGGATTCATTAAAAAAGGTTACTTTGCCCTTTCTGAGAGGTTTCGGCTCGTCACGGTTTGTGTTTCTCGCTACACCGATCTGTATATCATCCTGATTAATGACAGCTTTCTTTTTATTCGGGTCTGGAGGAACTGATGTAATATTCCCGTTTTCATCAACATAAGCCATCATATCCTCAAGGCTTTGACCTTTGCTGGAATGAGCTTTACGTTCTTTGCTTTTCTCTTCCTTTTCTTTCTTCTTTTGCTGTTTTTTCTTTTCTACTTCTTTTTTGTTAAACGTTTCTTGAGATTTACCCATAATTTATTTTAAAATATTTAATGTTGGCAATTTGGTGATGATTTCTGGTCTGAATATATCCGGTTGAAATTGGACTAAGAAAGTAAGTCTTTTTTAAGAAGATTGTTCAGAAAGAATCATAAAAATACATGTTTTTTATGATTTGTATAAATTTAACTAATTTTCCTGCCTTTTACAAAAAGGCTTTTGGTAAAAGATACTTTTGCCTTTAATGTTTTAAGGTTAGGCAATTCTTTTATCGCCTGATTCATCAAAAGCATAAGTTTTCTGTTTTCAGGAGGATAGAAATAAAATTTAGCATTCCGAAGTATCTTTCCAGGATCTTGTTTCAGTAATTTTGAAAGTGAACCGTACAGCGTTGGCAGCTGCAATTTAAACTCCTCCGGTTTTTCAAAGAAATATTCAACACATACAGCAAAAAATTCATCTTCATTGTTAAATGCATAGGGCCTGAGAAATCTCATTTTTCCTGTTTTAATTTTCTTTATCTCCTGACGACTTATTTTTCCCCATTCTTTGAGACTTTCATGATCAAGTAATTCTTGCTGATGTTGATGCAGGGCATCTTCAATTTTCAATGCATGTGCCATTTCATGCAATCCCAGGTTAAATCCATCTTCCGGTCTTTTATATCCATACATAAAATCTTCCCATGAAAAAGCAATAAATCCACTTAGGCTCACTTCGCCTTTGTGCCTTTTGCCATTTGAAGACTGGTAGTGAGAGGGGTATATCAGTATTTTAGGAAAGCTTTCAAATCTTACCGGAGGAAAGCCAAAAGTCAACTGGACGCCGCAAGCTGCTACAAGAATCTGCATTTCTTCTGTAACCTGCGGAATCCCTTTAGGAATAAATTCTTTATGGATAAGAAAATTTCGTATTCTTTTTTCAAAATCAATCTTCTGGCTTCCTGAGAGATCTCTATAGTATTTGAAATGCTTGAGAAGAATATCTCTTTGTTTTCTTGAAAGTCTCTTATTGATATGGACTGTTTCAAGAAAAGGATTAATGATAAGTGCATATAGACCGAGGCTAAACGTACCAAATAAAAATACTGCGAGGCCTAGTATATAGAAGGTAACAGTTATATATGTTTCCAAATCTTAAACCTTTAAGTTAATAAGACCCACAGAAGTGAGTTTTTGTTTAAAGAGCTGAAAGTTTAAAGTAAAAAGCTAAAAGTTTAAAGTAAAAAGTTTAAAGTTTCTTCAATATTTTAGGTGTGTTTCACAAATTAGGCCTGGCGCGTATTGTTTACTTTCGCCCAGATATAATTCAGCAAAATTTTCAGAGAAAAGGAAATATTTGGTAGAGACGCCATGCTGGCGTCTCTTATTCACAAGAGATAATTTTTAATTTTCTAGGAAGCTATGAAATATGGATATGCGAGGTGGTTTCATTAGTCGCTCATTATCATGATTTTATAGGTGCTATGCATGGCGTCTATACGGTATTTTTGGAATAAAACAGAAAAGGAGGCATTGAGCCTCCTTTTCTGTTTTACTTATTACTTACAACTCAAATCAGTTGTTCAAGGATCCTCTTAAATGAAGTGGCTTTTCTGATTTTCTGTCTTAGCTCACTGATTGGTACTCTTTCCTGCTCCATGGTATCGCGATAACGGATTGTTACGGAGTTATCTTTAAGGGTATCATAATCTACTACTATACAAAATGGCGTACCTATCAGATCCTGACGGGTATATCTTTTGCCGATTGCATCTCTTTCTTCGTAGATCACATTCATATCCATTCTAAGCTCTTTGTAGATTTCCTGAGCTTTTTCAGGAAGTCCGTCTTTTTTAACAAGAGGGAATATTGCAGCTTTTACTGGAGCTAATGCAGGATGCAGTTTCAGGTACACTCTTTCTTTTTTATCATCGCCTTCTCCGACTGTTTCTTCCGTATAAGCATTGCAAAGTATAGCAAGGAATGCTCTGTCAGCACCAACCGAAGTTTCAACTACGTATGGAACATAGTTTTTATTCAGTTCATTGTCGAAGTATTGAAGCTTTTTCTTGGAATATTTTTCATGATTACCAAGGTCGAAATCCGTTCTGGAATGAATACCTTCTATTTCTTTAAATCCGAAAGGAAACTCGTATTCTATATCTACTGCGGCATTAGCATAGTGAGCAAGCTTCTCATGATTATGGAATTTCAGTTTACCTTCAGGTAAACCGATGGCTTTATGCCATTTCAATCTTACTTGTTTCCATTCTTCATACCATTTCATTTCTTCGCCCGGACGAATGAAAAACTGCATTTCCATTTGCTCAAACTCCCTCATACGGAAGGTAAACTGACGGGCAACTATTTCATTTCTGAAAGCTTTACCGATCTGAGCAATACCAAAAGGAATTTTCATCCTTCCTGTTTTTTGAACGTTCAGGTAGTTAACGAATATACCCTGAGCGGTTTCAGGTCTGAGGTAAATTGTGCTTGAATCTTCTGCAACTGCACCCACCTGAGTTGAAAACATAAGGTTGAACTGTCTTACTTCTGTCCAGTTTGATGTGCCAGAAACAGGACATTTAATTTTCTCAGATATG from the Sporocytophaga myxococcoides genome contains:
- a CDS encoding penicillin-insensitive murein endopeptidase produces the protein MSKLFQVLLLSCFCNSVFGQGHSSDRIKVYLSGNKENSSPSTSTGTVSGGTLVNGKLFPFQGTNYQYFDTSSYINNRAFLNDKIRTAVIGSYKQLEKEIPDRKFFIMECSNKNGGKIFPHRTHQNGLSIDFMMPLIKDNKAFYGLDTIGASHYWLDFDNEGKYSGDTSISIDFDLVARQILSLETQARNNGYKIQKVIIKTEFKNLIFATPNGKKLKQSNIYLVNSLTPLINSLHDDHFHIDFEILK
- a CDS encoding Ig-like domain-containing protein encodes the protein MLKAIPKPLQENKPGSLAKKILLSLSIFSTFSAATAQNTENEGTFVGSVSEFQQQFKSSNKKRKSGPTILPLSGDKKLTVDVHYDKTSGNSKIIAGKIKDNSKSTFNLTFEDDNLKGELLLLNEKKAYEYFSKNKNVYAKEVDINKIICIETLAPAEAAPKASSSFVAPQGSYVYNLQSYPSSEFVVYLDFDGQYVVDPYWNGGLPINALPSHLNETEIEEAWRLISEDYRPFNINITTDSTVFLATPINKRVKIIFTPTDDAAPGWGGYARIGSFPMNEDTPSWVFLSTSKYAGECGSHEIGHTLGLYHDGTNDPYSEYFAGHGNWAPIMGDGYYRSVVQFSKGEYNRATNIYQDDIAVISSENGFSFKTDESGDIPSQAKQLIYNSAGYVSPSDNNGVIEKRDDVDYFYFTTLGGSVQITANPDPYYPNLDISFTLKDASGNTITVSDLEGLSANIDTIVPAGTYFLIVDGVGYGDPATNGYSDYGSLGYYSLAGGISNSTNNQIPTVTITAPSEGTDILIGTPITISVNASDADGTVTRVDFYDGTTFLGSDINAPYSFLYNNAPGGTRTFKAVAFDNQGGQNYHTVTVLIAPANQLPVVFVTYPSNGAVLPPSYTVLATVDAVDNDGTITAVYFYNNNTIVGVDFTAPYTQHIETYFPGVYNIKAEAVDNRNGRTFSDVVSFTVLPNGLSGPSCVTKGIPYNFQVYAEYPNPVNITAYTNSDATVSFSYYDRKYFDVTFGQYAAPSVTVTALLSYSTYPYNVEYTKVVSTNGCGTRAAVMATPLPDGNQTAVSLDTKETITSFKVIDMTGREVASGAGQNVTEVIVGDNLKSGIYIVNIIAESGSYTHKIVK
- a CDS encoding cold-shock protein; translated protein: MMQGTVKFFNNSKGFGFIKSAESGEDIFVHSSGLIDEIRENDQVKFDLEKGRKGMNAVNVQLVN
- a CDS encoding cold-shock protein gives rise to the protein MGKSQETFNKKEVEKKKQQKKKEKEEKSKERKAHSSKGQSLEDMMAYVDENGNITSVPPDPNKKKAVINQDDIQIGVARNTNRDEPKPLRKGKVTFFNESKGYGFIKDLETQESIFVHINGIKEPIKENDRVTFETINTPKGLNAVSVKKS
- a CDS encoding zinc-dependent peptidase, with protein sequence METYITVTFYILGLAVFLFGTFSLGLYALIINPFLETVHINKRLSRKQRDILLKHFKYYRDLSGSQKIDFEKRIRNFLIHKEFIPKGIPQVTEEMQILVAACGVQLTFGFPPVRFESFPKILIYPSHYQSSNGKRHKGEVSLSGFIAFSWEDFMYGYKRPEDGFNLGLHEMAHALKIEDALHQHQQELLDHESLKEWGKISRQEIKKIKTGKMRFLRPYAFNNEDEFFAVCVEYFFEKPEEFKLQLPTLYGSLSKLLKQDPGKILRNAKFYFYPPENRKLMLLMNQAIKELPNLKTLKAKVSFTKSLFVKGRKIS
- a CDS encoding glycine--tRNA ligase, which codes for MEKVSATVENTFKNIISHAKEYGFVFPSSEIYDGLQAVYDYGQNGVELKNNIKTAWWKAMTQLNDNVVGIDAAIFMHPTTWKASGHVDGFSDPMIDNKDSKKRYRADVLIEDKAAEYEKNGDKAKGDALVKSLARLLEANDLKGVQDLIISEKIKCPVSGTSNWTEVRQFNLMFSTQVGAVAEDSSTIYLRPETAQGIFVNYLNVQKTGRMKIPFGIAQIGKAFRNEIVARQFTFRMREFEQMEMQFFIRPGEEMKWYEEWKQVRLKWHKAIGLPEGKLKFHNHEKLAHYANAAVDIEYEFPFGFKEIEGIHSRTDFDLGNHEKYSKKKLQYFDNELNKNYVPYVVETSVGADRAFLAILCNAYTEETVGEGDDKKERVYLKLHPALAPVKAAIFPLVKKDGLPEKAQEIYKELRMDMNVIYEERDAIGKRYTRQDLIGTPFCIVVDYDTLKDNSVTIRYRDTMEQERVPISELRQKIRKATSFKRILEQLI